One Clostridium sp. CM027 genomic window carries:
- a CDS encoding GntR family transcriptional regulator, translating to MKLDFNNELPIYMQIAKAIENNVLKGVFEEETAIPSTTEISVKYKINPATVAKGFNLLVDEGIIYKKRGVGMFVVTGSKEKLMKKRKENFYESYILVLIEEAKKLDISSTDIIKMIDGGI from the coding sequence ATGAAATTAGATTTTAATAATGAGCTACCTATATATATGCAGATTGCTAAAGCTATTGAGAACAATGTTCTTAAGGGGGTATTTGAGGAAGAAACTGCAATTCCATCTACAACAGAAATATCTGTTAAGTATAAAATAAATCCAGCTACAGTAGCAAAAGGATTTAATCTACTTGTAGATGAAGGCATTATATATAAAAAAAGGGGCGTTGGTATGTTTGTTGTAACTGGAAGTAAAGAAAAGTTAATGAAAAAAAGAAAAGAAAATTTTTATGAAAGCTATATATTAGTCTTAATAGAGGAAGCTAAAAAATTAGATATTTCAAGTACTGATATTATTAAAATGATTGATGGGGGGATTTAA